Proteins from one Nyctibius grandis isolate bNycGra1 chromosome 2, bNycGra1.pri, whole genome shotgun sequence genomic window:
- the EIF2S3 gene encoding eukaryotic translation initiation factor 2 subunit 3, producing the protein MAGDEAGVTLGQPHLSRQDLATLDVTKLTPLSPEVISRQATINIGTIGHVAHGKSTVVKAISGVHTVRFKNELERNITIKLGYANAKIYKLDDPSCSRPECYRSCGSSTPDEFPTDIPGTKGNFKLVRHVSFVDCPGHDILMATMLNGAAVMDAALLLIAGNESCPQPQTSEHLAAIEIMKLKHILILQNKIDLVKESQAKEQYEQILAFVQGTVAEGAPIIPISAQLKYNIEVVCEYIVKKIPVPLRDFTSEPRLIVIRSFDVNKPGCEVDDLKGGVAGGSILKGVLKVGQEIEVRPGIVSKDSEGKLMCKPIFSKIVSLFAEHNDLQYAAPGGLIGVGTKIDPTLCRADRMVGQVLGAVGALPEIFTELEISYFLLRRLLGVRTEGDKKAAKVQKLSKNEVLMVNIGSLSTGGRVSAVKADLGKIVLTNPVCTEVGEKIALSRRVEKHWRLIGWGQIRRGVTIKPTVDDD; encoded by the exons ATGGCGGGGGATGAGGCGGGAGTGACTCTGGGGCAGCCGCACCTCAGCCGGCAGGACCTCGCCACCTTG GATGTTACCAAGCTGACGCCTCTTTCACCAGAAGTCATCAGCAGACAAGCAACAATTAATATAG gTACAATTGGCCATGTAGCCCATGGGAAGTCGACAGTAGTCAAAGCTATATCTGGAGTTCATACTGtcagatttaaaaatgaactggaaagaaatatcACAATCAAGCTGGGTTATGCTAATGCAAAG ATTTACAAGCTGGATGACCCAAGCTGTTCCCGGCCAGAGTGTTACCGATCCTGTGGAAGTAGCACCCCAGATGAGTTCCCTACAGATATTCCTGGCACCAAAGGGAACTTTAAACTAGTCAG GCATGTCTCTTTTGTGGATTGTCCTGGCCATGATATTTTGATGGCTACTATGTTGAACGGTGCAGCAGTAATGGATGCAGCTTTACTGTTGATAG ctggTAATGAGTCATGCCCTCAACCCCAGACCTCAGAACATCTAGCTGCTATAGAAATCatgaaactgaaacacattttgATTCTACAGAATAAGATTGATTTGGTGAAGGAGAGCCAGGCTAAAGAACAGTATGAACAGATTCTTGCATTTGTACAAG GTACAGTGGCAGAAGGAGCTCCAATAATTCCAATCTCAGCACAGTTGAAATACAACATTGAGGTAGTTTGTGAGTATATAGTGAAGAAAATCCCAGTCCCTTTGCGAGACTTCACATCTGAACCAAGGCTTATTG TAATTAGATCTTTTGATGTCAACAAGCCTGGCTGTGAAGTTGATGACCTTAAGGGGGGTGTAGCTGGTGGCAGTATTCTAAAGGGTGTTTTAAAG GTGGGCCAGGAAATTGAGGTCCGGCCTGGTATTGTGTCCAAGGACAGTGAAGGAAAACTCATGTGCAAGCCAATCTTTTCCAAAATTGTGTCACTCTTTGCCGAACACAATGATCTACAATATGCTGCTCCAGGAGGTCTTATAG GTGTTGGAACTAAGATTGATCCAACTTTGTGTCGGGCTGACCGAATGGTAGGCCAAGTTCTTGGTGCAGTTGGAGCACTGCCGGAAATATTTACGGAGCTAGAAATTTCCTATTTCTTGTTGAGACGACTATTAGGTGTACGCACTGAAGGAGACAAGAAAGCTGCCAAG GTGCAAAAATTATCAAAGAATGAAGTTTTAATGGTAAACATAGGATCCCTATCTACTGGAGGAAGAGTCAGTGCAGTAAAGGCTGATTTGGGGAAGATTGTGCTAACTAACCCAGTATGCACAGAAGTGGGAGAAAAAATTGCCCTGAGTCGAAGAGTTGAGAAACACTGGCG tttaATTGGTTGGGGTCAAATCAGAAGAGGAGTGACAATCAAGCCAACTGTTGATGATGactga